The following is a genomic window from Pyxidicoccus trucidator.
GGCCCAGTCCCCCGACACGGTCATAGAGCCAGCCGCGCAGGTCCTTCACAGTCGTCCTGCCAGGGACAATCACCTCCGGCGAGAGCACCTGGCGGCCCAACTTCTCCGTGAGCACGACCAGGTTCTGGTAGTGCTCGAACTCCCCAGGCAGGCGCGTGTCCAGGTACTCCGTGATGAGCGGCTCCGCGCTCACGAAGCGCTGCTCCGCCTCGGGCCCCATCGCGTCGACGAGGAAGGCATGGCCCGCGCGCGTCAGGCTCCGAGTCACGCCGCGCTTCCCATTCATGCTCAGGCCAATGGTGCGTAGCTGGTACTGGAGGAACAGCTCGGACAGGGCCAGTCCCGCGCCGTAGCGCATGGGGGGCACCTCGAAGAACTTCTCGACGTGCTCCTCGGACTGGAGCGGCAGCGCGAACTTCTTCAGGCCCTGATCGCCCGCGTCGATGAAGACGAAGAGGTCCCAGGAGCTGGCGTAGGGCCGTGGCGGTGCCACGTACTGGGTCAGCGGATCGTCGTGGAACTCCTCGTTCACGATGATCCACATGCCCATGCCGTGGTTCCGCATCATGGGAAGCAGCAGCGCATGGCGCTCGGCGAGCCACGCCTCCCGCACCTCGATCTGCCTGGACCAGGGAAGGAGTCTGGACTCGGGAGTCTGCTGGGGCGGGGCAGGTCGACACGCCAGCCCGAGTATGAGGCCCAGGGCCAGTAGGACTCCACGCATCATCGCTCCATCCTCCAGGTCCGTGTCTCGTGAGGCTATCAGCGGGGTCGGGCTCCCCCAAGCGAGGCCGTAGCGGGCAGGTGGCGCGGCCCCAACTCATTCCCGTGCAAGCGAGCTGCTCGCGGTCCGTAACGCCTGGGTACCCTCATTGAAAGAGCCCCATGCGTTCTGTTTTCTTCGACGGTCAGCGCCACTGGCGCAGCGGGTGGAAGGCCGTCGGCTTCCTGCTCCTCACGATTGTGCTCACCGGCCCACTGCTTGCCGGGCACCGGTTCCTGCCGGCGGAGGCGCGGTTCTTCGTGCCGGGTTCCTGGGTGGCCTTCTTCGGCGTCCTGCTCTCCACGGCCATCTGTGTGCGGCTCGAGCGCCGCGGCGGCAGCAGCGTCGGGCTCCGGATGGACCTGCGCTTCGCACGGCACCTCGCGGGTGGCATCGCCGCGGGCGTGGCGCTGGTGGGGGTGGGGACCGCCATTGTCTGGCTTGCCGGTGGCTTTCACTTCGTGCGCGTGCCGGAGGCGCAGGTGGGACTGCTCCTGCGCAGCGCGCTGGTCATGCTGGGGGTAGGTCTGTCCGAGGAGCTGGCGTTCCACGGCTATGCCTTTCAGCGGCTCACCCAGGGAATCGGGCCCGTGAAGGCGCAGCTGGTCATGGCCACGATCTTCGCGCTCGGCCATCCCGTGGGCGATGTCCCGGGAAGCGGCAGGGTCTGGGCCCTGGTGAACGTGTTCGTGGCGGCACTGGTCTTCGGCCTCTGCTTCATGCGGACGGGAAGCCTCGCGCTGCCGGTGGGTCTGCACATGGGCTGGAACTGGGCCATGGGCGCCCTTGGCGTCGCGGTGAGTGGCGTGGAGTCCAAGGGCTGGTGGGCGCCGGTCCAGCACGCCGGGAAGGAGTGGCTCACCGGCGGCA
Proteins encoded in this region:
- a CDS encoding M24 family metallopeptidase → MMRGVLLALGLILGLACRPAPPQQTPESRLLPWSRQIEVREAWLAERHALLLPMMRNHGMGMWIIVNEEFHDDPLTQYVAPPRPYASSWDLFVFIDAGDQGLKKFALPLQSEEHVEKFFEVPPMRYGAGLALSELFLQYQLRTIGLSMNGKRGVTRSLTRAGHAFLVDAMGPEAEQRFVSAEPLITEYLDTRLPGEFEHYQNLVVLTEKLGRQVLSPEVIVPGRTTVKDLRGWLYDRVGGLGLGMWFQPDVRVQRQGLVPDMNMGFLKAVKDETVLQRGDLVHLDFGISYMGLHSDFQRMAYLLREDEEDVPEGLKLALANTHALQDALMLRASKPERPVSEVHEAAMAEMRAQGIEARIYCHPLGNHGHALGADIDEGSARRPDPPRLRKGSYIAIELKTTTAVPEWGGQKVQVMQEDPAWLSDEGWKLFVPRQESFFLIP
- a CDS encoding CPBP family intramembrane glutamic endopeptidase, with the protein product MRSVFFDGQRHWRSGWKAVGFLLLTIVLTGPLLAGHRFLPAEARFFVPGSWVAFFGVLLSTAICVRLERRGGSSVGLRMDLRFARHLAGGIAAGVALVGVGTAIVWLAGGFHFVRVPEAQVGLLLRSALVMLGVGLSEELAFHGYAFQRLTQGIGPVKAQLVMATIFALGHPVGDVPGSGRVWALVNVFVAALVFGLCFMRTGSLALPVGLHMGWNWAMGALGVAVSGVESKGWWAPVQHAGKEWLTGGSYGLEASPVDFGVLVAAALVLLRWKARPAAEHPGLPEAPLLAASTVR